One genomic window of Nicotiana sylvestris chromosome 10, ASM39365v2, whole genome shotgun sequence includes the following:
- the LOC104245725 gene encoding beta-glucosidase 44-like translates to MINKATPLLFLPLLVIILSTLTLIQSDNVLPETTVFDTGGLSRDSFPKDFVFGTSTSAYQVEGAASKDGRGPSVWDTFIKKPGREPNNASGEVSADQYHRYKEDIDLMVKLNFDAYRFSISWSRIFPNGTGKINWKGVAYYNRLIDYMLKKGITSYVNLNHYDLPQALQDKYKGWLSHEVVKDFADYAEFCFKAYGDRVKNWFSFNEPRVVADLGYNTGYFAPGRCSKAFGNCISGDSATEPYIVAHNLILSHAAAAQRYRDKYQEKQKGKFGIILDFVWFEPLTRSKVDNYAAQRARDFELGWFLHPLVYGEYPKTMQNIVGNRLPKFTKEEVKMVKGSIDYVGINHYTTFYAFDRHLSKPKALGYRQDWNCAFAYDRKGVPIGPRAHSDWLYIVPWGLYKAVNYVKENYGNPTIILSENGMDYAGNISLPEALQDTKRTDYYRSYLAELKKAIVEGANVTGYFAWSLLDNFEWRRGYTSRFGIIYVDYRTLKRYPKMSAYWFKQLLQHHMH, encoded by the exons ATGATCAATAAAGCCACTCCATTGCTGTTTTTGCCGCTTCTTGTGATAATATTAAGCACTTTAACTCTCATTCAGAGCGATAATGTGTTGCCAGAGACGACGGTTTTCGACACCGGAGGGTTGAGCAGAGACAGCTTTCCAAAGGATTTTGTGTTTGGAACATCAACTTCTGCTTATCAAGTTGAAGGTGCAGCCAGTAAAGATGGCCGTGGACCTAGTGTCTGGGACACTTTCATAAAAAAGCCAG GACGTGAGCCCAATAATGCAAGTGGAGAGGTCTCTGCGGACCAGTACCATCGTTATAAA GAAGATATTGATCTAATGGTGAAGCTGAACTTTGATGCTTACCGTTTCTCAATTTCTTGGTCCAGGATTTTCCCAA ATGGAACTGGAAAAATTAACTGGAAGGGAGTTGCTTATTACAACAGGTTGATTGACTATATGCTCAAAAAAG GCATTACTTCATATGTTAATCTTAATCACTACGATTTACCTCAAGCACTTCAAGATAAGTACAAGGGATGGTTGAGTCATGAAGTCGT GAAAGATTTTGCTGATTATGCAGAATTTTGCTTCAAAGCATATGGAGACAGAGTCAAGAATTGGTTCTCATTTAATGAACCAAGAGTTGTTGCTGATCTTGGGTATAACACTGGGTACTTTGCACCTGGTAGGTGCTCCAAAGCATTTGGCAATTGTATATCAGGGGATTCTGCAACTGAGCCATATATTGTTGCACATAATCTAATATTGAGCCATGCTGCTGCAGCTCAGAGATATCGCGATAAGTATCAA GAGAAACAGAAGGGAAAATTTGGAATTATCTTggattttgtttggtttgaaccTCTGACTAGATCCAAAGTGGACAATTATGCTGCTCAAAGAGCAAGAGACTTTGAATTGGGATG GTTTTTGCATCCTCTAGTATATGGAGAGTACCCCAAAACCATGCAAAATATTGTTGGAAATCGATTACCCAAATTCACAAAAGAAGAGGTTAAGATGGTCAAAGGGTCAATTGATTATGTGGGCATAAACCATTATACTACCTTCTACGCATTTGATCGCCATCTATCCAAACCAAAAGCCCTTGGCTACCGTCAGGACTGGAATTGTGCATTTGCTT ATGATCGCAAGGGAGTACCAATTGGTCCTAGG GCGCACTCCGACTGGCTCTATATTGTGCCTTGGGGTCTATACAAAGCTGTCAACTATGTAAAAGAAAACTATGGAAATCCTACCATCATTTTATCAGAAAATG GTATGGATTATGCAGGCAATATTTCCCTTCCTGAAGCTTTGCAGGACACCAAAAGGACTGATTACTACAGAAGCTATTTGGCCGAACTGAAGAAGGCTATCGTTGAAGGAGCTAATGTCACAGGCTACTTCGCGTGGTCATTGCTCGACAACTTTGAGTGGAGACGGGGTTATACTTCTAGATTTGGTATAATCTATGTTGATTACAGAACACTCAAGCGATATCCGAAGATGTCAGCCTATTGGTTCAAGCAATTACTTCAACACCATATGCATTAA
- the LOC104245724 gene encoding mitogen-activated protein kinase 9 isoform X1 gives MGGGGTFVDGVLRWFQRRHNNEDAILTDLQKPHNTHLQERAEDNNNNQDFTITDDFDITGLKLIKVPKRLSFPISAHSTMDPLKKNALETEFFTEYGEASRYQVHEVIGKGSYGVVGSAVDTHTGERVAIKKINDVFDHVSDATRILREIKLLRLLRHPDIVEIKHIMLPPSRREFKDIYVVFELMESDLHQVIKANNDLTAEHYQFFLYQLMRGLKYIHTANIFHRDLKPKNILANADCKLKICDFGLARVSFNDVPSAIFWTDYVATRWYRAPELCGSFFSKYTPAIDIWSIGCIFAELLSGKPLFPGKNVVHQLDLITDLLGTPPPETVAKIRNEKARRYLSSMRKKQPVPFEKKFPNADPLALRLLERLIAFDPKDRPSAEEALSDPYFRGLSNADREPSRPPISKLEFEFEKRKLAKEDVRELIYREILEYHPQMLQEYLSGGDQTSGFMYPSGVDRFKQQFAHLEEHYGKGERSTPLQRQHASLPRERVPAPKNDTSSQNNDCEKRTVSTTLQSPPGQSEGSENSVVGTQNGTNQANYSARSLLKSASISASKCVEVKRRNTEEEPIEEANEEVDDLSQKVAALHA, from the exons ATGGGGGGTGGTGGTACATTTGTGGATGGTGTTCTTCGCTGGTTTCAACGTCGTCACAACAATGAAGATGCGATCTTGACTGATCTTCAGAAACCCCATAATACCCATTTACAAGAAAgagcagaagataataataataatcaagaCTTTACCATTACTGACGATTTTGACATTACTGGTCTAAAGCTCATCAAAGTACCCAAACGGCTTAGTTTCCCTATTTCTGCCCATTCTACAATGGATCCTCTCAAAAag AATGCGTTGGAGACGGAATTCTTTACAGAATATGGAGAGGCAAGTAGATACCAAGTTCACGAAGTAATTGGAAAAGGCAGCTATGGAGTCGTGGGATCTGCTGTCGATACCCATACTGGTGAAAGAGTTGCAATCAAGAAAATTAATGATGTATTTGATCATGTTTCTGATGCTACAAGAATCTTGAGAGAAATCAAGCTTCTTCGGCTACTTAGGCATCCAGATATCGTAGAAATAAAGCACATTATGTTGCCTCCTTCTCGGAGAGAGTTTAAAGATATTTATGTTGTTTTTGAATTGATGGAATCAGATCTCCATCAGGTAATTAAGGCCAATAATGATCTTACTGCTGAGCATTATCAGTTTTTCCTATACCAGCTTATGCGTGGACTAAAATATATTCATACAG CAAATATTTTCCACCGGGATTTAAAGCCGAAGAATATTCTTGCTAATGCTGACTGCAAGTTGAAGATTTGTGATTTTGGGCTTGCTCGTGTATCATTCAATGATGTGCCATCAGCTATTTTCTGGACT GATTATGTTGCAACTCGATGGTATCGCGCCCCTGAGCTATGTGGCTCCTTTTTCTCTAAG TATACTCCtgctattgatatttggagcatCGGATGCATATTTGCAGAATTGCTTTCTGGAAAACCGTTATTTCCTGGAAAGAATGTGGTGCATCAATTAGACCTAATCACAGATTTGCTTGGGACACCTCCTCCCGAAACAGTTGCAAAG ATCAGAAATGAAAAGGCAAGAAGATACCTCAGTAGCATGCGGAAGAAACAACCGGTTCCATTTGAAAAAAAGTTTCCAAATGCAGATCCTTTGGCGTTACGCCTACTTGAACGACTGATTGCATTTGACCCTAAAGATCGGCCATCGGCAGAAGAG GCATTGTCGGATCCATATTTCCGTGGTTTATCAAATGCTGATCGTGAACCATCTAGACCGCCAATATCAAAGCTTGAGTTTGAATTTGAGAAAAGGAAACTGGCAAAAGAAGATGTTAGAGAACTCATCTATCGTGAG ATTTTAGAATATCATCCTCAGATGCTTCAGGAGTATCTTAGTGGTGGAGATCAGACTAGTGGCTTTATGTACCCAAG TGGTGTTGATCGGTTCAAGCAACAATTTGCACATCTGGAGGAGCATTATGGTAAAGGTGAACGTAGCACCCCGCTTCAGAGGCAGCATGCTTCCTTGCCTAG GGAGCGAGTTCCTGCACCGAAAAATGACACCTCTTCCCAAAATAATGATTGTGAAAAGCGAACTGTTTCAACAACTCTTCAGAGCCCACCAGGGCAGTCTGAGGGATCAGAGAACTCAGTTGTCGGTACACAAAATGGAACTAATCAGGCAAATTACAGTGCTCGTAGCTTGCTGAAGAGTGCTAGCATCAGTGCTTCTAAGTGTGTGGAAGTTAAAAGAAGAAACACAGAG GAAGAGCCAATTGAAGAGGCAAACGAGGAAGTTGATGATTTGTCTCAAAAAGTTGCTGCTCTCCATGCTTAA
- the LOC104245724 gene encoding mitogen-activated protein kinase 9 isoform X2, which produces MNALETEFFTEYGEASRYQVHEVIGKGSYGVVGSAVDTHTGERVAIKKINDVFDHVSDATRILREIKLLRLLRHPDIVEIKHIMLPPSRREFKDIYVVFELMESDLHQVIKANNDLTAEHYQFFLYQLMRGLKYIHTANIFHRDLKPKNILANADCKLKICDFGLARVSFNDVPSAIFWTDYVATRWYRAPELCGSFFSKYTPAIDIWSIGCIFAELLSGKPLFPGKNVVHQLDLITDLLGTPPPETVAKIRNEKARRYLSSMRKKQPVPFEKKFPNADPLALRLLERLIAFDPKDRPSAEEALSDPYFRGLSNADREPSRPPISKLEFEFEKRKLAKEDVRELIYREILEYHPQMLQEYLSGGDQTSGFMYPSGVDRFKQQFAHLEEHYGKGERSTPLQRQHASLPRERVPAPKNDTSSQNNDCEKRTVSTTLQSPPGQSEGSENSVVGTQNGTNQANYSARSLLKSASISASKCVEVKRRNTEEEPIEEANEEVDDLSQKVAALHA; this is translated from the exons ATG AATGCGTTGGAGACGGAATTCTTTACAGAATATGGAGAGGCAAGTAGATACCAAGTTCACGAAGTAATTGGAAAAGGCAGCTATGGAGTCGTGGGATCTGCTGTCGATACCCATACTGGTGAAAGAGTTGCAATCAAGAAAATTAATGATGTATTTGATCATGTTTCTGATGCTACAAGAATCTTGAGAGAAATCAAGCTTCTTCGGCTACTTAGGCATCCAGATATCGTAGAAATAAAGCACATTATGTTGCCTCCTTCTCGGAGAGAGTTTAAAGATATTTATGTTGTTTTTGAATTGATGGAATCAGATCTCCATCAGGTAATTAAGGCCAATAATGATCTTACTGCTGAGCATTATCAGTTTTTCCTATACCAGCTTATGCGTGGACTAAAATATATTCATACAG CAAATATTTTCCACCGGGATTTAAAGCCGAAGAATATTCTTGCTAATGCTGACTGCAAGTTGAAGATTTGTGATTTTGGGCTTGCTCGTGTATCATTCAATGATGTGCCATCAGCTATTTTCTGGACT GATTATGTTGCAACTCGATGGTATCGCGCCCCTGAGCTATGTGGCTCCTTTTTCTCTAAG TATACTCCtgctattgatatttggagcatCGGATGCATATTTGCAGAATTGCTTTCTGGAAAACCGTTATTTCCTGGAAAGAATGTGGTGCATCAATTAGACCTAATCACAGATTTGCTTGGGACACCTCCTCCCGAAACAGTTGCAAAG ATCAGAAATGAAAAGGCAAGAAGATACCTCAGTAGCATGCGGAAGAAACAACCGGTTCCATTTGAAAAAAAGTTTCCAAATGCAGATCCTTTGGCGTTACGCCTACTTGAACGACTGATTGCATTTGACCCTAAAGATCGGCCATCGGCAGAAGAG GCATTGTCGGATCCATATTTCCGTGGTTTATCAAATGCTGATCGTGAACCATCTAGACCGCCAATATCAAAGCTTGAGTTTGAATTTGAGAAAAGGAAACTGGCAAAAGAAGATGTTAGAGAACTCATCTATCGTGAG ATTTTAGAATATCATCCTCAGATGCTTCAGGAGTATCTTAGTGGTGGAGATCAGACTAGTGGCTTTATGTACCCAAG TGGTGTTGATCGGTTCAAGCAACAATTTGCACATCTGGAGGAGCATTATGGTAAAGGTGAACGTAGCACCCCGCTTCAGAGGCAGCATGCTTCCTTGCCTAG GGAGCGAGTTCCTGCACCGAAAAATGACACCTCTTCCCAAAATAATGATTGTGAAAAGCGAACTGTTTCAACAACTCTTCAGAGCCCACCAGGGCAGTCTGAGGGATCAGAGAACTCAGTTGTCGGTACACAAAATGGAACTAATCAGGCAAATTACAGTGCTCGTAGCTTGCTGAAGAGTGCTAGCATCAGTGCTTCTAAGTGTGTGGAAGTTAAAAGAAGAAACACAGAG GAAGAGCCAATTGAAGAGGCAAACGAGGAAGTTGATGATTTGTCTCAAAAAGTTGCTGCTCTCCATGCTTAA